In one window of Campylobacter sp. DNA:
- the tig gene encoding trigger factor, producing the protein MEVKAKMKDAANAVAASKIEAKQIAAKVEELAKKASKQLRIDGFRQGKVPTVVVLKRYGKQLEGDAKQELLKDMIDESLKILKKKQDEILSEPVFSKFDEKNGDIDVEIEISFKPEVSVEGYEELIPKFSSPRVTQKEIDEKVAEFLQMIAPLSKTNKKILAKDDFAKFDFEGFVDGKPFDGGKAQDYVLQIGSNQFIPGFEDGMIGLRVGEERDVAVKFPQDYGAKSLAGKDAIFKVKLHEIQAKKPAKELGEEELKQALPGEKEPSKEKFEARIKERIKNDKLQKLINEDLKPKFADALAEKFNFALPKAIVEQEINLQFNNAWSGFSKEQIEEFKNNKDALDKKREEFRKAAENSVKLTFLIDELAKKRKIDVSDQELVQAVYMEAYTYGADPKEHLNRYRDNGMLPAVKMALIEEKLFNDIFSKQGKKEEKGE; encoded by the coding sequence ATGGAAGTAAAAGCAAAAATGAAAGACGCCGCAAATGCGGTAGCTGCGAGCAAGATCGAAGCAAAGCAGATCGCAGCCAAAGTAGAAGAGCTAGCCAAAAAGGCCTCTAAGCAGCTAAGAATCGACGGATTTAGACAGGGCAAAGTGCCTACCGTAGTGGTTTTGAAGCGATACGGCAAGCAACTTGAGGGCGACGCAAAGCAGGAGCTTCTTAAAGATATGATCGACGAGTCTCTTAAAATTTTAAAGAAAAAACAAGATGAAATTTTATCCGAGCCGGTCTTTTCTAAATTTGATGAAAAAAACGGCGATATCGATGTCGAGATCGAAATTTCTTTCAAGCCCGAGGTTAGCGTCGAGGGGTACGAGGAGCTGATTCCTAAGTTTAGCAGCCCGCGAGTTACTCAAAAAGAGATTGACGAAAAAGTAGCGGAATTTTTGCAGATGATCGCTCCGCTTTCTAAAACCAACAAAAAAATTCTAGCCAAAGACGATTTTGCAAAATTCGACTTCGAAGGCTTCGTGGACGGTAAGCCATTCGACGGCGGCAAGGCGCAGGATTACGTCCTTCAGATCGGCTCAAATCAATTTATCCCGGGCTTTGAAGACGGTATGATCGGACTTAGAGTGGGCGAAGAGCGCGACGTAGCGGTTAAATTCCCGCAAGATTACGGCGCGAAAAGCTTAGCCGGCAAGGACGCGATCTTTAAAGTCAAGCTTCACGAAATTCAGGCTAAAAAACCTGCCAAAGAGCTCGGCGAGGAGGAGCTAAAGCAAGCGCTTCCGGGCGAGAAAGAGCCGAGCAAGGAGAAATTTGAAGCGCGTATCAAAGAGCGCATCAAAAACGATAAGCTTCAAAAGCTTATAAATGAGGATCTAAAGCCTAAATTTGCCGACGCGCTCGCCGAGAAATTTAACTTCGCGCTTCCAAAAGCGATCGTTGAGCAGGAGATTAATTTGCAGTTTAACAACGCCTGGAGCGGCTTTTCAAAAGAGCAGATCGAGGAATTTAAAAACAACAAAGACGCCCTGGATAAAAAGCGCGAAGAGTTTAGGAAGGCTGCCGAAAACAGCGTAAAACTTACCTTCTTAATCGACGAGCTAGCCAAAAAGCGCAAGATCGACGTGAGCGATCAGGAGCTCGTTCAGGCGGTCTATATGGAGGCCTACACCTACGGCGCCGATCCGAAGGAGCATCTAAATAGATACCGCGACAACGGCATGCTACCAGCCGTCAAAATGGCACTTATCGAGGAGAAGCTATTTAACGATATTTTCTCAAAGCAGGGCAAAAAAGAAGAGAAGGGCGAATAG
- a CDS encoding TonB-dependent siderophore receptor, whose amino-acid sequence MKFKMSFGAALALFSFACAEQNTAANSASGENLGDIEVVEWANNDDGYRAVRSEIGKTTKRILEIPQTVNVVTQQHLKDKKPETLAESLQNVSGISYANTTGNIFDAIIKRGFGEGRDGSIMRNGVPGAVMHNYNKTIQSVEVLKGPASMLYGAQQPGGVINMVTKKPQYEFINELWGGLGNRNYWDAGFDTTGPIVDSGFAYRFIFDYYAKDYWRNFGGIKNTLFAPSLAYQGDDYSISLGYTHTRSTDPVDRGAFLVPSTGKIYGSGKVRFDEPVNKLQSKLDTVDFGFEKEFNEDWILKGAYAFSRSKHEYGYVRPNNPFTPQGLTGTTRSYNYYDNFIHRTHAASVTLNGKFETGLLKHDVLFGTDYKNYYRYRPGALKGTAGRINMLTGQTASGAVLTNDREPKIQYQKLRTIGLYTQDNINLTDELILSLGVRREFYDQVAKQSWQGPNNTDQKKAATTYQGGLLYLLSPQWSVYTNYSQSFTPQMSIGEAIGGDLKPEEGKSVELGTKFQNDRVTAGAAVFNIDKRNILRTVNNISETIGKARSRGFELDINGRVTQGLSMSASYAYTKTRVREDDGAFAVLIGKPLEATPKHQASLFANYDFAHLGAKGLRLGGGARYFGSWYTYYMRTNLPSVPAGTAFKLPHAVVYDAFVSYDTKISGYDTNFSFNVKNLTDKKYYTSSSTGTTTSVIPIQMGYARQFMFNVSVKF is encoded by the coding sequence ATGAAATTTAAGATGAGTTTTGGCGCGGCTTTGGCGCTTTTTTCTTTTGCTTGCGCCGAACAAAACACCGCAGCAAACTCCGCCTCGGGCGAAAACCTAGGCGATATCGAGGTCGTAGAATGGGCGAATAACGACGACGGCTACCGCGCCGTACGCAGCGAAATCGGCAAGACGACTAAGAGAATTTTAGAAATTCCACAAACCGTAAATGTCGTAACGCAGCAGCATCTAAAGGACAAAAAGCCAGAGACCCTAGCCGAATCGCTGCAAAACGTAAGCGGCATAAGCTACGCAAATACGACGGGAAATATTTTCGATGCGATCATCAAGCGCGGCTTCGGCGAGGGTCGCGACGGCTCGATTATGCGCAACGGCGTGCCGGGCGCCGTGATGCACAACTACAACAAAACCATTCAATCCGTCGAGGTTCTAAAAGGACCCGCGAGCATGCTCTACGGTGCCCAGCAACCGGGCGGCGTCATAAACATGGTAACCAAAAAGCCGCAGTATGAGTTTATAAATGAGCTTTGGGGCGGGCTGGGCAATCGCAATTATTGGGACGCAGGATTTGATACTACAGGGCCGATTGTAGATAGCGGCTTTGCGTATAGATTTATATTCGATTACTACGCGAAGGATTATTGGCGAAATTTCGGCGGTATAAAAAACACGCTCTTTGCGCCGTCGCTTGCGTATCAAGGAGACGATTATTCGATAAGCTTAGGCTACACCCATACTCGCTCTACCGATCCGGTGGATCGCGGCGCGTTTTTAGTGCCGAGTACGGGTAAAATTTACGGCAGCGGTAAAGTCCGCTTCGACGAGCCGGTAAATAAACTACAAAGCAAACTCGATACGGTTGATTTCGGCTTTGAGAAGGAATTTAACGAGGATTGGATATTAAAAGGCGCCTATGCTTTCTCGCGCAGCAAGCACGAATACGGCTACGTCCGTCCGAACAATCCATTCACGCCCCAAGGCCTTACCGGCACGACGCGATCGTATAACTACTACGATAATTTCATACACCGCACGCACGCAGCAAGCGTCACCCTAAACGGCAAATTTGAAACGGGTCTGCTTAAGCACGATGTCCTTTTCGGCACGGATTACAAAAACTACTACAGATACCGCCCGGGCGCGCTAAAAGGCACCGCAGGGCGCATCAATATGCTTACCGGGCAGACCGCTTCGGGCGCCGTCTTAACGAACGATAGAGAGCCAAAAATACAATATCAAAAGCTAAGAACGATCGGGCTTTACACTCAAGATAATATAAATTTAACCGACGAGTTGATACTTTCTTTGGGCGTGCGTAGGGAATTTTACGATCAAGTAGCCAAACAAAGCTGGCAAGGACCGAACAACACCGATCAGAAAAAGGCTGCTACGACCTATCAGGGCGGGCTTTTGTACCTGTTAAGCCCGCAGTGGTCGGTATATACTAACTACTCGCAAAGCTTCACGCCGCAGATGTCCATAGGCGAGGCGATAGGCGGCGATCTAAAGCCGGAGGAAGGCAAATCCGTGGAGCTCGGCACTAAATTTCAAAACGATCGCGTCACTGCGGGTGCGGCGGTGTTTAATATCGATAAAAGAAACATCCTGCGGACGGTAAATAATATAAGCGAGACGATCGGCAAGGCTCGCTCGCGAGGATTTGAGCTCGATATAAACGGGCGTGTGACGCAGGGGCTTAGCATGTCGGCGAGCTACGCATACACCAAAACGAGGGTGCGCGAAGACGACGGCGCTTTTGCGGTACTAATCGGCAAACCGCTGGAAGCGACGCCGAAGCACCAAGCAAGCCTATTTGCCAACTACGATTTTGCGCATCTAGGCGCAAAGGGGCTTAGGCTTGGCGGCGGCGCGCGATACTTCGGCTCGTGGTACACCTACTATATGCGCACGAACCTACCGAGCGTGCCCGCAGGAACGGCGTTTAAGCTGCCTCACGCCGTAGTTTATGACGCCTTCGTGAGCTACGATACTAAAATTTCGGGCTATGATACGAATTTTTCGTTCAATGTCAAAAATTTGACCGACAAAAAATACTATACCTCATCCTCAACCGGCACAACCACGAGCGTGATACCTATTCAGATGGGCTACGCGCGGCAGTTTATGTTTAACGTATCGGTAAAATTTTAG
- the folE gene encoding GTP cyclohydrolase I FolE, with protein sequence MDEKSRAKFENCVSQMLEILGEDPKRDGLAKTPGRVAKAYEFLTSGYELDPKEILNDALFESSNNEMVLIKDIEFYSLCEHHLLPIIGRAHVAYIPNKKVVGLSKIPRMVNIFARRLQIQEQLTEQIASAIQEVIHPLGVGVVLQARHMCMEMRGVQKINSTTTTSALRGLFISRNDTRKEFFDLINSPKTFGF encoded by the coding sequence ATGGACGAAAAAAGCCGAGCTAAATTTGAAAACTGCGTGTCGCAGATGCTTGAAATTTTAGGCGAGGATCCGAAGCGCGACGGGCTTGCGAAGACGCCGGGGCGCGTGGCTAAAGCCTATGAGTTTCTAACTAGCGGCTATGAGCTGGATCCAAAAGAAATTTTAAACGACGCGCTGTTTGAGAGCAGCAACAACGAGATGGTTCTGATAAAAGATATAGAATTTTATAGCCTCTGCGAGCATCATCTGCTGCCTATCATCGGGCGCGCGCATGTCGCGTATATCCCGAATAAAAAGGTCGTGGGGCTTAGCAAAATTCCGCGTATGGTAAATATTTTTGCGCGCAGGCTGCAGATCCAAGAGCAGCTTACCGAGCAGATCGCAAGTGCAATCCAAGAGGTAATCCATCCGCTCGGCGTGGGCGTGGTACTGCAGGCGCGGCACATGTGCATGGAGATGCGCGGCGTGCAAAAGATCAACTCGACCACGACTACGTCGGCACTTAGGGGGCTTTTTATCAGCCGAAACGACACGCGTAAGGAATTTTTCGATCTAATAAATTCTCCAAAAACTTTTGGTTTTTAA
- a CDS encoding NifS family cysteine desulfurase, whose amino-acid sequence MQRVYLDNNATTMVDPEVFEEMKPFFCDKYGNPNSLHSFGSETHPALRAAMDRLYAGLGAADADDIVITSCATESNNWVLKGIYYDKILTGEKDNIIISSVEHPAISATCAFLEKICGVKITRLGVDKDGLIDLDELSEKINNKTALVSVMWANNETGTIFPVKKIAQIAHEHGALYHADAVQAIGKIKVNVRDADVDFLSLSGHKFHAPKGVGALYIKDSKPLTSLLHGGEQMGGRRSGTLNVSGIVGLGKALELANKFIDFERTQVSRLRDKLEDALLQISNVSVVGDRSIRVPNTILASIQGVEGEAMLWDLNKAGIAASTGSACASEALENNPIMEAIGADKELAHTALRLSLSRFTTEAEIDYAIEHISKAIVRLRGISSTFAYAPQGYEKNKG is encoded by the coding sequence ATGCAGCGCGTTTATTTAGATAATAACGCCACTACGATGGTCGATCCCGAAGTTTTTGAGGAGATGAAGCCATTTTTTTGCGATAAATACGGCAATCCAAACTCCCTTCACAGCTTCGGCAGCGAGACTCACCCCGCGCTAAGAGCCGCGATGGATAGGCTCTATGCGGGGCTTGGCGCTGCGGATGCGGACGATATCGTCATCACAAGCTGTGCGACCGAGAGCAATAACTGGGTTTTAAAAGGAATTTACTACGATAAAATTCTAACCGGCGAGAAGGACAATATCATCATAAGCTCCGTCGAGCACCCCGCAATCAGCGCGACCTGTGCTTTTTTAGAAAAAATTTGCGGCGTAAAGATCACTCGCCTGGGCGTCGATAAAGACGGACTAATCGATCTTGACGAGCTTAGCGAAAAGATCAACAACAAAACCGCGCTTGTTAGCGTGATGTGGGCAAATAACGAAACCGGCACGATCTTCCCCGTAAAAAAAATCGCACAAATCGCACACGAGCATGGCGCGCTATATCATGCCGACGCGGTGCAGGCCATAGGCAAGATAAAGGTAAACGTGCGCGATGCGGACGTGGATTTTTTAAGCCTTTCCGGGCATAAATTTCACGCTCCAAAAGGCGTCGGCGCACTTTATATTAAAGATAGCAAGCCGCTTACGAGCCTGCTTCATGGCGGCGAGCAGATGGGTGGGCGCCGCAGCGGCACGCTAAATGTTTCTGGCATCGTAGGGCTAGGCAAAGCCTTGGAGCTAGCGAATAAATTTATAGATTTTGAGCGCACTCAGGTAAGTAGACTGCGCGATAAGCTGGAGGATGCGCTTTTGCAAATTTCAAACGTCAGCGTCGTGGGTGATCGCAGCATTCGCGTGCCAAACACCATCCTCGCCTCGATCCAAGGCGTCGAAGGAGAGGCGATGCTGTGGGATCTAAATAAAGCGGGCATAGCCGCTTCTACTGGCTCTGCGTGTGCGAGCGAGGCGCTCGAGAATAACCCGATAATGGAAGCGATCGGCGCAGATAAGGAGCTGGCGCATACGGCGTTAAGGCTTTCGCTGTCGCGCTTTACTACGGAAGCGGAGATCGATTACGCGATCGAGCATATAAGTAAAGCTATCGTCCGTCTTCGCGGGATTTCAAGCACGTTTGCTTACGCGCCGCAAGGTTATGAGAAAAATAAAGGATAA
- a CDS encoding iron-sulfur cluster assembly scaffold protein, giving the protein MAKNSLINGSIWEQYSQKVQDRMNNPRYMGEITEEEAQAKGAKLVVADFGAESCGDAVRLYWLIDPKTDRILDAKFKSFGCGTAIASSDTMAELCIGKTVDQAVKITNLDVEHAMRDTPDEPAVPPQKMHCSVMAYDVIKQAAANYKGVDPAHFEDEIIVCDCARVSLGTIKEVIRLNDLHTVEEITQYTKAGAFCKSCVRPGGHEEKDYYLVDILKQTREEMERERLQAQAEASAATSAKAGAEMSFEQLNLIGKFKAVEGVLDEDIRPMLQMDGGNLDVIDIRPADDGKTDIYIRYLGACSGCASGASGTLYAIENVLQENLSPNIRVMPI; this is encoded by the coding sequence ATGGCAAAAAACAGTTTAATAAACGGTTCGATCTGGGAGCAATACTCGCAAAAAGTGCAGGACCGTATGAATAATCCTCGCTATATGGGCGAGATCACCGAGGAGGAGGCGCAGGCCAAGGGAGCCAAACTCGTGGTCGCGGACTTCGGCGCCGAGAGCTGCGGCGATGCGGTGCGGCTGTATTGGTTGATAGATCCTAAAACCGATAGAATTTTAGACGCTAAATTTAAAAGCTTTGGTTGCGGTACGGCGATTGCGAGTTCGGATACGATGGCTGAGCTTTGCATCGGAAAGACGGTCGATCAAGCGGTAAAGATTACAAATTTAGACGTAGAGCACGCGATGCGCGATACTCCAGATGAGCCTGCCGTACCGCCGCAAAAGATGCACTGCTCGGTCATGGCATACGATGTCATCAAGCAGGCTGCAGCGAATTATAAGGGCGTCGATCCCGCGCATTTCGAGGATGAGATCATCGTGTGCGACTGCGCGCGCGTAAGCCTCGGCACGATCAAAGAGGTGATCCGCCTAAACGATCTTCATACGGTCGAAGAGATCACGCAATACACTAAAGCGGGTGCGTTTTGCAAATCCTGCGTGCGCCCGGGCGGACACGAGGAGAAGGATTATTATCTGGTCGATATTTTAAAGCAAACTAGAGAGGAGATGGAGAGAGAGAGGCTTCAAGCTCAAGCCGAGGCGAGTGCCGCTACTAGCGCGAAAGCGGGAGCGGAGATGAGCTTTGAGCAGCTAAATTTAATCGGTAAATTTAAAGCGGTCGAAGGGGTGCTTGACGAGGATATCCGCCCGATGCTCCAGATGGACGGCGGCAATCTCGACGTCATAGACATCAGGCCTGCAGACGACGGCAAAACCGATATCTACATCCGCTACCTAGGAGCTTGTAGCGGCTGCGCCAGTGGTGCGAGCGGCACATTATATGCGATCGAAAATGTTTTGCAAGAAAACCTTAGTCCAAACATCCGCGTAATGCCGATTTAG
- a CDS encoding transporter substrate-binding domain-containing protein, with product MKVFVLAALLLGFLSANSLDQIKKDRLVRIGVYNDQPPFSALVDGKYRGFEIALGEKLGKEIFGDNPGKVKFVPITASRRISALQRNEADMVIATFTPTPTRAKKVDFSEPYFKVQVGVLAKKDENVTSFDQLRKKRIFVIKHSPIHNFLRKAGFRKNLNFCASSAKCYRAFKRAKNAVHVDDNLILHAYAIIDNKTQVALDGLGKQTYNAIAVQKGNNALLELINTSLAGLKKDGFLDKTFDDTLGIFYHGTIDKKEFLVE from the coding sequence ATGAAAGTATTTGTTTTGGCGGCTCTACTACTTGGTTTTCTATCTGCAAATTCTTTGGATCAGATCAAAAAAGATAGGCTCGTTCGCATAGGTGTATATAACGATCAGCCGCCGTTTAGTGCGCTCGTAGACGGCAAATATAGGGGATTTGAGATTGCTCTTGGCGAAAAGCTCGGTAAGGAGATTTTCGGCGATAATCCCGGCAAGGTAAAATTTGTCCCGATCACGGCTTCAAGACGCATTAGCGCTTTACAGCGCAATGAAGCGGATATGGTGATTGCGACCTTTACTCCTACGCCCACGCGAGCTAAGAAGGTGGATTTTTCAGAGCCTTATTTTAAGGTGCAGGTAGGTGTGCTAGCCAAAAAGGACGAAAATGTCACGAGCTTCGATCAGCTGCGCAAAAAGAGGATTTTTGTCATCAAACACTCTCCTATTCACAATTTCTTACGCAAAGCGGGCTTTAGAAAGAATTTAAACTTTTGCGCCAGCTCGGCTAAATGTTACCGCGCTTTCAAAAGGGCGAAAAACGCCGTGCATGTCGATGATAATCTAATCCTGCACGCATACGCAATCATCGATAATAAAACGCAGGTTGCTTTGGATGGTCTAGGTAAGCAAACTTACAACGCAATCGCCGTGCAGAAGGGCAATAATGCGCTGCTAGAGCTAATCAATACATCTTTAGCGGGATTAAAAAAAGACGGATTTTTAGATAAGACCTTTGACGATACGCTCGGGATTTTTTATCATGGCACGATCGATAAGAAGGAATTCTTAGTTGAATAA
- a CDS encoding rhodanese-like domain-containing protein, with translation MKFISHKILKSAVLLAALGSFATCGAEMQQSNGYAISGAALSAIEEDNRAKENYLVIDVRGADEYATGHIKHAINIPLGELESRLDEISAYKDKNVVLYCNTGNRSGKALDLLKQKGFNVLMNAPGVKQYDYELYKVGSINAEGFLKIANEPNVLVIDVREKKDYDAGHMKGAINIPDGEPLENYKDVLEANKDKKMITHCYSGNRSAKLAKALNERGYNVTNLLDGTKEYNYELVK, from the coding sequence ATGAAATTTATTTCTCACAAAATTTTAAAAAGCGCGGTTTTGCTGGCGGCATTGGGATCTTTTGCGACTTGCGGCGCCGAGATGCAACAGTCTAACGGCTACGCCATAAGCGGTGCGGCGCTATCAGCAATAGAGGAGGACAATAGAGCGAAAGAAAATTATCTGGTCATTGACGTCAGAGGCGCGGATGAGTACGCCACAGGACACATAAAACACGCGATCAACATCCCGCTTGGAGAGCTGGAAAGCAGACTGGACGAGATAAGCGCCTACAAGGATAAAAACGTCGTGCTTTATTGCAATACAGGCAACCGCAGCGGCAAGGCGCTTGATCTGCTTAAACAAAAGGGCTTCAATGTGCTTATGAATGCGCCCGGCGTGAAGCAGTACGACTACGAGCTGTATAAGGTCGGCAGCATAAACGCGGAGGGGTTTTTGAAAATAGCGAATGAGCCGAACGTCTTAGTCATCGATGTGCGCGAGAAAAAAGACTACGACGCGGGGCATATGAAAGGCGCGATAAATATTCCTGATGGCGAGCCTTTAGAAAATTACAAGGACGTGCTTGAGGCCAATAAAGACAAAAAGATGATCACACATTGTTACAGCGGCAACCGCAGCGCCAAGCTCGCCAAAGCCCTAAACGAGCGAGGCTACAACGTCACAAATCTACTTGACGGCACGAAAGAGTATAATTACGAACTGGTGAAGTAA
- a CDS encoding LemA family protein encodes MNAALILLVVIVLLVLALVGVYNSFIAKRNQVRNIASTVDTQLKKRYDLIPNLVSTTREYMSHENAVLTRVSELRSQAINAASNADKFKLNSEISALLGQIRIAVEAYPNLKANESFVKLQNALGECEEQISAARRAYNGAVTVYNNACEMFPTNIIASVFNFAKAEFFATSEQEKQAPNVSELFKK; translated from the coding sequence ATGAATGCGGCTTTGATTTTATTAGTCGTCATAGTTTTGTTAGTTCTGGCGTTAGTGGGCGTTTACAACTCGTTCATCGCTAAGCGCAACCAGGTGCGAAATATCGCCTCTACCGTCGATACGCAGCTTAAAAAGCGCTATGACCTCATCCCAAATTTAGTTAGCACCACGCGCGAATATATGAGCCACGAAAACGCCGTGCTAACGCGTGTTAGCGAACTTCGCTCACAGGCGATCAACGCGGCTTCTAACGCAGATAAATTTAAATTAAATAGCGAAATTTCGGCTCTTTTGGGGCAGATTCGCATCGCAGTGGAGGCGTATCCGAACCTCAAAGCTAACGAATCATTTGTCAAATTACAAAACGCGTTAGGCGAGTGCGAGGAGCAGATCAGTGCCGCACGCCGCGCTTATAACGGCGCCGTTACGGTCTACAATAACGCCTGCGAGATGTTTCCTACTAACATTATCGCTAGCGTTTTTAACTTCGCCAAGGCAGAATTTTTCGCCACCAGCGAGCAAGAAAAGCAAGCCCCAAACGTCTCTGAGCTTTTCAAAAAATAG
- the ybaK gene encoding Cys-tRNA(Pro) deacylase — MSSKTNAARVLDGLKIPYEIKEYAVDPLNLDAVHVANSVSEPIERVYKTIVCTADHEYIVACLQGDLNLDLKALAHICGAKRCELMDLKDLQKVTGYVRGGCSPLGMKKHFRTFIDEKALTQEKIYVSAGVRGKQIALAPKDLAAVTEAQICKITYD, encoded by the coding sequence ATGAGTTCAAAAACAAACGCCGCGCGCGTACTGGACGGTCTGAAAATCCCCTACGAGATCAAAGAATACGCGGTGGATCCTTTAAATTTAGACGCGGTACACGTGGCAAATAGCGTGAGCGAGCCGATCGAGCGGGTCTATAAAACGATAGTTTGCACGGCGGATCACGAATACATCGTAGCCTGCCTGCAAGGCGATCTAAATTTGGATCTCAAGGCGCTCGCGCACATCTGTGGTGCGAAGCGTTGCGAGCTGATGGATTTGAAGGATTTGCAAAAGGTCACGGGCTACGTCAGGGGCGGCTGCTCGCCGCTTGGGATGAAAAAGCACTTCCGCACTTTCATCGATGAAAAAGCGCTAACGCAGGAGAAAATTTACGTTAGCGCAGGCGTGCGCGGAAAACAGATCGCTCTTGCGCCGAAGGACCTCGCAGCTGTAACTGAAGCGCAAATTTGCAAAATTACTTACGACTAA
- a CDS encoding pseudouridine synthase, with translation MRLNKFISHNTGYSRREADELIKQGKVSINGRVVSDFIEVSGEEKIRIGSCLIKPKTEFTMIVYNKRKGELVTKKDDRGRRTIYDSLPEGFSRFVSVGRLDFASEGLLLLTDAPAIATALMNSDIEREYYLKVKGEVGGEVVTAIREGFFAADASKGAHAKSKIKSMEFKPFLGYRIMPSSGGYTKIKAIINEGQNRELRRFFGYFDLDVVELKRTAFGRMTLGMLKPGKWRYFDQSEYEDLRDFLKENKIRY, from the coding sequence ATGCGTCTGAATAAATTTATCTCCCATAACACCGGCTACTCGCGCCGTGAGGCGGACGAGCTGATCAAGCAGGGCAAGGTTAGCATTAACGGTCGCGTCGTTAGCGATTTTATAGAGGTTAGCGGCGAGGAGAAGATCCGCATCGGCTCGTGTCTTATCAAGCCTAAGACGGAATTTACGATGATCGTTTATAACAAACGCAAAGGCGAGTTAGTTACTAAAAAGGACGATCGCGGCAGGCGGACGATTTACGATAGCTTGCCTGAGGGCTTTAGCAGATTTGTTAGCGTGGGGCGTTTGGATTTCGCAAGCGAGGGGCTTTTGCTGCTAACCGATGCACCCGCAATCGCTACGGCACTGATGAACAGCGACATCGAGCGAGAGTACTATCTAAAGGTAAAAGGCGAGGTGGGGGGTGAGGTCGTAACGGCAATCCGCGAAGGCTTTTTCGCCGCAGATGCGAGTAAGGGCGCGCACGCCAAAAGCAAAATCAAATCGATGGAATTTAAGCCCTTTTTGGGCTACCGCATAATGCCTAGCAGCGGCGGTTATACGAAAATAAAAGCGATCATTAACGAGGGGCAAAACCGCGAGCTGCGTAGATTTTTCGGCTATTTCGATCTGGATGTCGTGGAGCTTAAGCGCACGGCATTCGGTAGAATGACGCTTGGGATGTTAAAACCCGGCAAATGGCGCTATTTCGATCAGAGCGAATACGAAGATCTGCGCGATTTTTTGAAAGAAAACAAAATCCGCTATTAA
- a CDS encoding KpsF/GutQ family sugar-phosphate isomerase yields MSEILDTAREVLRLEGAELLRHADLIGSEIERAVSLILACKGKVIVTGVGKSGHVGAKIAATLASTGTPSFFVHPTEALHGDLGMIGKDDMVLAISFSGESEELVRILPHLKRFGVKIIAMARDKNSSLGKVSDEFISLNIVKEACPLGAAPTVSTTLTLALGDALAICLMRQRRFGKEDFANFHPGGSLGKRLFVKVKDVMQSKNLPVIKHNASLKQAIDVMTHGKLGTVLLVNEKGALEAILSDGDLRRALMREDFDINDGALKYATKNPKMLDDKNMLAIDALNLIEQFKIQVLPVVENGMPVGILHIHDLTSLGLK; encoded by the coding sequence ATGAGTGAAATTCTAGATACGGCACGAGAGGTGCTGAGGCTCGAAGGAGCGGAGCTTTTGCGGCATGCAGATCTTATCGGCAGCGAAATTGAGCGAGCCGTAAGCTTGATCCTAGCTTGCAAAGGCAAGGTAATCGTCACCGGCGTGGGCAAGAGCGGACATGTGGGCGCCAAGATCGCTGCGACGCTTGCCAGCACCGGTACGCCGTCGTTTTTTGTCCACCCTACCGAGGCACTGCACGGCGATCTGGGTATGATCGGTAAGGACGATATGGTGCTTGCGATCAGCTTTAGCGGCGAGAGCGAGGAGCTGGTTAGAATTTTACCTCATCTCAAACGCTTCGGCGTGAAGATCATTGCGATGGCGCGCGATAAAAACAGCTCGCTCGGTAAGGTTAGCGATGAGTTCATAAGCCTAAATATCGTCAAAGAGGCCTGCCCGCTAGGCGCCGCGCCTACGGTTTCTACGACGCTAACACTTGCGTTAGGAGACGCGTTAGCGATCTGTTTGATGAGGCAGCGCAGATTCGGCAAAGAGGATTTTGCAAATTTTCATCCCGGCGGCAGCCTGGGCAAGCGGCTTTTCGTCAAAGTAAAAGACGTGATGCAAAGTAAAAATTTACCGGTTATAAAGCATAACGCCAGCCTAAAACAAGCTATTGACGTTATGACGCACGGAAAGCTCGGCACCGTCTTGTTAGTAAACGAAAAAGGCGCGCTCGAGGCGATCTTAAGCGACGGCGATCTGCGCCGAGCGCTGATGCGAGAGGATTTTGACATCAATGACGGCGCGCTAAAATATGCCACCAAAAATCCTAAAATGCTAGACGATAAAAATATGCTCGCAATAGATGCGCTAAATTTGATCGAGCAATTCAAAATTCAAGTCCTGCCCGTAGTCGAAAATGGCATGCCCGTGGGGATCTTGCATATTCACGATCTAACGAGCTTGGGGCTAAAATAA